One Candidatus Rokuibacteriota bacterium genomic window, CGCCGCCGGCCTTGTTGATCTCTTCCGCGGCCGCCTTCAAAGCGGCCTCGCTGTTCACGCCGAACACGCGAACCACGCCCGATTTGGCGCCGAAGCCGGTGATCTTTACGGTACGTTCCTGCGCGGATGCCGGCGTTGCGATGGCCGACGCCGCGATCATAGCCAGCGATGCGGCCAGTGCCGCGTACTTCTTGAGCATGGCGTTCCTCCCCTTGCCCGCGTGGATGTCATATGGGCTCGACCCATGCCGGCCGGTTTCCCCCAGCCGCTGAGGTTACCATGTTTCCCCAGCGGGCGTGCACGCAGCCGCTTTTCGCGACTCTTATGCTAGCCTGACGCCAAGCTGATCTTGCGTGTACCGCCACAACACTCGGCGGAGCCGCGATGGAGGAAGCGCCGGGCTCGCAAAACGACCCGATTCACAAAGACAGAGGCGGGGGGGCAAAACATGGGCAAGCGCAAGAAGATAGCAGTCCGTGCGCGATCGCAGGCCAAATCCAAAGGCGGTGCAGCCAAACGGACAACCCCGTCCGGCGAACGTCACGCCGGCCCGGGCGGCTTATTTGCGGGCCTGATACCTGACACGGCGAATTTTGCGCCGCTGACTCCGGTGTCGTTCCTGCCGCGAACCGCTGCGATTCACCCCGACCGTGTCGCCGTCATCCACGGCGCGCGGCGATACAGCTATCGTCAATTCTACGATCGCGCGCGGCGGCTGGCGTCGGCCCTGGCGCGGCGCGGTATCCGCGCCGGTGACACCGTTTCGGTGATGCTGCCCAACGTGCCGGCGATGGTCGAGGTGCATTTCGGCGTGCCGATGTTGGGGGCGGTGCTCAACACCATCAATACGCGGCTCGACGCGGCAACCGTCGCCTTTATCCTCAAGCACGGCGAGGCCAAGGCGCTGATCATCGACCGCGAATTCGCCGCCCAGGTCGGGCCCGCCTTGGCGCAGCTGAAGCGGCAGCCGCTGGTCATCGATGTCGACGACGAGCTTTACTCGGGACCGGGTGAGCGGCTTGGCAAGATCGAATACGAAGATTTTATTGCCGCCGGCGATCCGAATTTCGACTGGACGCCGCCGGCCGACGAGAGCAGCGCCATCGCGCTGAACTACACATCGGGCACCACCGGCAACCCCAAGGGCGTGGTCTACCACCACCGCGGCACATTCCTGGAAGCGGTCGGCAACATCATGGCTTGGCCGATGCCGCCGCGCCCGGTCTATCTGTGGACGCTGCCGATGTTTCACTGCAACGGCTGGTGCTTCCCGTGGTCGGTCGTTGCGATGGGTGGCACGCATGTCTGCCTGCGCAAGGTCGATCCGGCGCTGATCTTCTCGATGATCGCCGAGCACGACGTGACGCATATGTGCTGCGCGCCCACGGTGCTCAACATGCTGGTCAGCGCGCCAGCGGAACAAAGACGTGCTTTCGACCAAGTCGTCGATATCCAGACCGGAGGGTCGCCGCCGCCAGCCAAGGTGATCAAGAGCATGGAGGAACTCGGATTCCGCGTGACGCACATCTACGGCATGACCGAATTGCAGGGCCCTTCGACGCTGTGCGTGCCGCAGGATGGCTGGGTTGATCTGCCTCTCGAGGAGCGTGCGGCGCTGATCGCACGCCAGGGTGTGCGTTATCCGGTGGTGGAGGGACATATGGTCGCCGACCCCAAGACGCTCAAACCCGTGCCACGCGACGGCAAAACCATCGGCGAAATTATGGTGCGCGGCAACACCGTCATGCTCGGTTATCTGAAGAGCCCGAAGGTCACCGCGCAGACGTTCCGTGGCGGCTGGATGCATACCGGCGACCTCGCCGTCGAGCACCCGGACGGCTATATCGAGATCAAGGACCGCGCCAAGGACATCATTATTTCCGGTGGCGAAAACATCTCAAGCGTGGAGGTCGAGATCGCGCTCTACAAGCACCCCGCCGTGCAGCTCGCTGCCGTGGTGGCGCGACCCGATGAGAAATGGGGCGAGACGCCGTGCGCCTTCGTGCAGCTCAGGCCAGGGACGGCGGCGACCGCCGACGAGATCATCAATTTCTGCCGCGAACAACTGGCGCACTACAAAGCGCCGAAGTCGGTCGTATTCGGACCATTGCCAACCACCGCCACCGGCAAGATTCAGAAGTTTGTGTTGCGCGAGCGGGCGCGCGCTGAATGAGGAAGCCATGGCGCGTAAGCAACATAACGCTGTGACACGGTAGGTCCCGAGGGAGGACCAGGTTGCCTGGGTCCACGCCCTCGCCTCCGGCCGTGAGCCCGACCACATCCTCCCGCTCGGCGTCCTGCGCGAGGCCGAGATCCGTAACAGACGCCGCCGAGCCCATGGCCTGGGCGCGAGAAATCGCCGACCGGATCGCGCGCGCCTGAGGTCCGCTTTCGGTCACGGCCGGCGCCGGCTCATGCCCTCCCGGCCTTGACACAGACCGCGATCAGCAGCGACACGGCCGCCAGCGCTTCGACTCCAATCGTCAGATTCATCGTGAACGAATGCGACGACACGGGCGCGAGCACGTAGTGCTCGAGCCCGCCAAATCCAAGCGCGGCATAGACCGCGATTGTCATCAGGCCGGTCATCCGATAACCCGCGCGGTGCAACCAATAGCCGACAAGCCCAACCGC contains:
- a CDS encoding acyl-CoA synthetase; the protein is MGKRKKIAVRARSQAKSKGGAAKRTTPSGERHAGPGGLFAGLIPDTANFAPLTPVSFLPRTAAIHPDRVAVIHGARRYSYRQFYDRARRLASALARRGIRAGDTVSVMLPNVPAMVEVHFGVPMLGAVLNTINTRLDAATVAFILKHGEAKALIIDREFAAQVGPALAQLKRQPLVIDVDDELYSGPGERLGKIEYEDFIAAGDPNFDWTPPADESSAIALNYTSGTTGNPKGVVYHHRGTFLEAVGNIMAWPMPPRPVYLWTLPMFHCNGWCFPWSVVAMGGTHVCLRKVDPALIFSMIAEHDVTHMCCAPTVLNMLVSAPAEQRRAFDQVVDIQTGGSPPPAKVIKSMEELGFRVTHIYGMTELQGPSTLCVPQDGWVDLPLEERAALIARQGVRYPVVEGHMVADPKTLKPVPRDGKTIGEIMVRGNTVMLGYLKSPKVTAQTFRGGWMHTGDLAVEHPDGYIEIKDRAKDIIISGGENISSVEVEIALYKHPAVQLAAVVARPDEKWGETPCAFVQLRPGTAATADEIINFCREQLAHYKAPKSVVFGPLPTTATGKIQKFVLRERARAE